The Amycolatopsis sp. NBC_01480 genome segment CGTCGTCGGATAAATACGGGTCGTGGTCCAACGGCGGCTACACCGTCTACAACGACGAATGGGGCAGCGGGGCCGGCGCCCAGACGATCTACGCCAACTCCTACAGCAACTTCTGGGTCGATTCGAACCAGCCCGCCACCAGCGGGGTGAAGTCCTATCCCAATTCCGAGAAGGCCGGCATCAACAAGGCCGCGGGTTCGTTGAACAGTGTCAAAAGCAGCTTCAACGTCAGCCGCCCCGGTACCGGTGACTACGAAACGGCCTACGACATCTGGGATTCGGCCAACGCCTACGAGATCATGCTGTGGGTGAACAAGACCGGCAACGTCGGCCCGATCGGCAGCAAGCAGACCACCGCGAGCGTCGGCGGGCACACCTGGGACGTCTACAAGGGCAGCAACGGATCGAACGCCGTATTCTCGTTCCTCATCACTGCGGCGACGAACTCGGCCACGGTGGACATCCTGGCCATCTGGAAATGGCTCGGGAGCAACGGCTACTTCTCCAGCAGCACGAAACTGGGCAGGGTCCAGTTCGGCTTCGAAATCTCCGGAACCGGCAGCGCCACCCAGCGGTTCACCGTGAACAGCTACTCTGTGACGACGTCCTGACTGCGCCAAGGCACCTCGCGAGGACCGTGTTCTGCCGCCGCGCCCGCCTCAACGCTCATTCCTGAGCAGGACGGCCGGACCACGCCGTCGGCGGGAACGGACGGCGCCCCGACCACGCCCGTTCCCTCCGATCACCACGCCCGGCGAGGCGCCCGACGAGCGTTCGCCTGATCATCGGGCGCCCGTTGCCCGGCACGGTTGGCGAGTCTCGCCGTGTCGTTCACGTGTTCCCGGTCCCGGCGGGGGAGGCCACGCCAGAACGACTGACCGCGTACTGCGGCGAAACATTCGGGCCAGGCGAGCTTGAGTCGCTGGAGCGTTCGGTCGGGGTGATCCGGTCGTGCCGGCGGTGGGCACCCATGGTGGGGGTTGCTTTCAGGCGGGGCCGAGCGCGGGCGGTGGCAGGGGGCGGTGCGGGTCGAGTTCGATGCCTCCGGCGCGGAGCGTGTCGTCCAGGATTCGCCAGATCCAGCGGGCGAGCAGACCTGCCAGCTCGACTTTCGTGACGCCGTGCGGGTTTTCGAGCCATTGTGCGGCACTCGAGTCGACCAGGCCCACCACGCCGAACGCGATTGTTTCGGCGATGTGTGTGTCCATGCCGAATATCGGCAGGTAGTACTCGAACAACTGGGTCAGCTGGCGCGCGATGACGGTCTTGACATCGGCGACGAGCGGGTGCTGCGGCGCTCGGCCGACCAGCTGGTCAGATCGGCGTTCCACAGCCTGCCCGTGCGCTGGCGGACAGTGCTGTGGAGCATGGTCGCCGAGGGTCGCACTCCGGCCGAGCTGGCCCCGGTGCTGGGCGTGTCGCCGAACGGGGTCGCCGCGCTGGCGTGCCGTGCGCGCAAGGGCCTGCGGCAGGCGTATCTCCAGGCCGAGGCGGAGGCCGGAACAGACCGGGAGGAGCCGGTCGTGGCCGGCGGTCCGGTGGGGAGTCCGGACCACCGCTGCCCGGCCGGTGTCACCGTGCGACAGGACCGCGAATGAGTTCGGCCACGCCCATCTTCGACATGCTGGTCGCCGAGCTCGGGCGGCGTCGGCCGGACTCCGCCACGCAAACCCCGGTGACCGAACCGAATCCGGGGAAGTCACGCCCCGACGCGGGCCGTCACCAGGTCGGCCAGGACGGTGACCCGGCCGGCCCCGAGGCGGTCGGCGGGGAGCAGAGTGATCGTCCGGCGGCGGGTGAGTTCGCCGAGGCGGCTCAGCGCGGGCCGAGCCTGTTCGAGCCGGTATCGGCGGGTGATCCTCCCGGAACGGGCGGGGCCGGACCTGCACCAGGCACTCAGCCTGGATGACGGGCCGATCTGCCGCCACCACTCGTCAAACCGTGCGGCGTCGCCGGTCAGGTTCGGAGGCCGGCTGCGGCCGACCGGCACCGTGTTTCGTCGTCGGGAGAGAGAACGGCGCGCACGACACCCCCTGCGGTAGAGCACGGCACTGCGTCCACCGTCCACAGTACGAACAGCGCGAGCCGATGCTGGCCGTGCTGCGCGACGTGACAGTCGCCCGCGCGGGGGTGAGTCCCCTGTACCGGTCGCTCGTCGACACACCACGCGCCCTGCACCTGGCGCGCACGGCACTCGCCGGGCTCCCGCCCGGCAAGCCGGAGGTCCGCGCGTTCAGCCCCAGCCCGCTCGCCGCGTTCCTCGCCTATGACCCGGACGAGGGACGGCGCCTGGCCGAGGAGGTCCTCGGCGGGGTCCTGGACCAGCCGGCCGGGGAACGCGACATCCTGCTGGAAACCCTGCAGGCCTATCTCTCCCACGGCGGGTCCTCCGAGCACGCAGCACAGGTCCTGCACTGCCACGCGAACACCGTCCGGTACCGGCTGCGCCGGATCCGTGAGCTCACCGGCCGGTCGCTGACCGACCCGCGCACCGTCGCCGAACTGGTGACCGCGAT includes the following:
- a CDS encoding GH12 family glycosyl hydrolase domain-containing protein — encoded protein: MKNSIRVVVAAAAVLVTAALTAQAAFAATWSSSDKYGSWSNGGYTVYNDEWGSGAGAQTIYANSYSNFWVDSNQPATSGVKSYPNSEKAGINKAAGSLNSVKSSFNVSRPGTGDYETAYDIWDSANAYEIMLWVNKTGNVGPIGSKQTTASVGGHTWDVYKGSNGSNAVFSFLITAATNSATVDILAIWKWLGSNGYFSSSTKLGRVQFGFEISGTGSATQRFTVNSYSVTTS
- a CDS encoding DUF488 family protein, N3 subclade, which translates into the protein MPCAPGAGRVVCRRATGTGDSPPRGRLSRRAARPASARAVRTVDGGRSAVLYRRGCRARRSLSRRRNTVPVGRSRPPNLTGDAARFDEWWRQIGPSSRLSAWCRSGPARSGRITRRYRLEQARPALSRLGELTRRRTITLLPADRLGAGRVTVLADLVTARVGA
- a CDS encoding PucR family transcriptional regulator, whose protein sequence is MLAVLRDVTVARAGVSPLYRSLVDTPRALHLARTALAGLPPGKPEVRAFSPSPLAAFLAYDPDEGRRLAEEVLGGVLDQPAGERDILLETLQAYLSHGGSSEHAAQVLHCHANTVRYRLRRIRELTGRSLTDPRTVAELVTAIQALHLNPGHRTHGSSSAAQPTESDN